One region of Bradyrhizobium betae genomic DNA includes:
- a CDS encoding L,D-transpeptidase — protein MSMRIAVALAATIGAGILMSTAAQARPEMVGTHLADYSPGTIVVKTNERRLYLILDNGHAVRYPVGVGKSGKQWAGTTRIDGKYRNPAWAPPAEVKRDKPSIPDVIPGGSPRNPMGVAAMTLAGGEYAIHGTNVPGSIGGFVSYGCIRMLNDDITDLYGRVSVGTTVVVTR, from the coding sequence ATGTCGATGAGGATTGCAGTGGCGCTTGCCGCCACCATCGGGGCCGGGATCTTGATGTCGACGGCGGCGCAGGCGCGGCCGGAGATGGTGGGGACGCATCTGGCCGATTATTCGCCGGGCACCATCGTGGTCAAAACCAACGAGCGGCGGCTCTATCTCATCCTCGATAACGGCCACGCCGTGCGCTATCCGGTCGGCGTCGGCAAGTCCGGCAAGCAGTGGGCCGGGACCACCCGCATCGACGGCAAGTATCGCAACCCGGCCTGGGCGCCGCCCGCCGAGGTGAAGCGCGACAAGCCGAGCATCCCCGACGTCATTCCCGGCGGCTCGCCGCGCAACCCGATGGGCGTTGCGGCGATGACGCTGGCCGGCGGCGAATATGCGATCCACGGCACCAACGTGCCGGGTTCGATCGGCGGCTTCGTCTCCTACGGCTGCATCCGCATGCTCAACGACGACATCACCGATCTCTACGGCCGCGTCTCCGTCGGCACGACGGTGGTCGTGACGCGCTGA
- a CDS encoding thermonuclease family protein has product MPRFDPSHPYRPSYSGSPFGRHFAGLLPWMFVVGVIVAIVLVFRHGTSWPIPHANDGQSRDAEIILQQSGSSDMRHPVDVVRTIDGDTFLARMHQRDGRDLVARVRLRGIDAPEMKASCQDELNKAEAASDALRNLLGQGGVTISNLGQDKYGRVLADVATRRTANVSAALLAGGHVRSYNGGHRDGWCARGWRFW; this is encoded by the coding sequence ATGCCGCGTTTCGACCCCAGCCATCCCTATCGGCCGTCCTATAGTGGTTCGCCGTTCGGCCGCCACTTCGCGGGGCTGTTGCCGTGGATGTTCGTGGTCGGGGTCATTGTGGCGATCGTGCTGGTCTTCCGGCACGGGACGAGCTGGCCCATTCCGCATGCCAATGACGGACAATCGCGCGATGCCGAGATCATCCTGCAGCAGTCCGGCAGCTCCGACATGCGTCACCCGGTCGACGTCGTCCGCACCATCGACGGCGATACCTTCCTTGCCCGCATGCACCAGCGCGACGGCCGCGACCTGGTCGCGCGTGTCAGGCTGCGGGGTATCGATGCGCCCGAGATGAAAGCGTCCTGCCAGGATGAGCTGAACAAGGCCGAAGCCGCCAGCGATGCGCTGCGCAACCTGCTCGGCCAGGGCGGCGTCACGATCTCCAATCTTGGCCAGGACAAATACGGTCGCGTTCTCGCCGACGTTGCGACCAGACGCACCGCCAACGTCTCGGCGGCGCTGCTCGCGGGCGGTCATGTGCGCAGCTACAATGGCGGTCACCGCGACGGCTGGTGCGCGCGGGGCTGGCGCTTCTGGTGA
- a CDS encoding RsmB/NOP family class I SAM-dependent RNA methyltransferase: protein MPSQRFAPPSEVPGLAARRIAADIVDGVLHKHRTLDDQLDGSGAHPGLKTLADRDRALMRRLVATVLRRLGTLGHVLSRLLDKGIPSDAPRAQSALLIGAAQILWMDVPDHAAVDLSVRLVQSDRRAARYAGLVNAVLRRCAREGKALVDEVATQSLDLPPWMVARWSAHYGEATARDMALALGHEPSLDLTVKSDPAQWASRLHGEVLPTGSVRTVLHGSVTVLPGFAEGQWWVQDAAAALPARLFGDIKGKSIADLCAAPGGKTAQLALAGAHVTAIDRSPARVARLRENLARLSLQAETVVADAVDWAGPAEGFDGVLLDAPCTSTGTIRRHPDVAWLRQQSDIAALSTLQQRLLKKSVSLLKPGGTLVYCTCSLEPEEGEQAIAALLQAEPGLRRVPIDASEVFGLGEIITADGDLRTLPSHLPNADPKLGGLDGFYAARLVKS, encoded by the coding sequence ATGCCATCTCAACGTTTCGCTCCTCCGTCCGAAGTGCCCGGTCTCGCGGCGCGGCGGATTGCCGCTGACATCGTCGACGGCGTGTTGCACAAGCACCGCACGCTTGACGACCAGCTCGACGGCAGCGGCGCCCATCCCGGACTGAAGACGCTGGCAGACCGCGACCGCGCGCTGATGCGTCGCCTGGTCGCGACGGTGCTGCGCCGGCTCGGCACGCTTGGCCATGTGCTGTCACGCCTGCTCGACAAGGGCATTCCCTCCGACGCGCCGCGCGCGCAAAGCGCGCTCCTGATCGGCGCCGCGCAGATCCTCTGGATGGACGTGCCCGATCACGCCGCCGTCGATCTCTCCGTCCGCCTCGTGCAATCCGACCGGCGCGCCGCGCGTTATGCCGGCCTCGTCAATGCCGTGCTGCGCCGCTGCGCGCGCGAGGGCAAGGCGCTGGTGGACGAAGTCGCCACGCAATCGCTGGACCTGCCGCCCTGGATGGTCGCGCGCTGGAGCGCGCATTACGGCGAGGCGACCGCAAGAGACATGGCGCTGGCGCTCGGCCATGAACCTTCGCTCGATCTCACCGTGAAGTCGGACCCCGCGCAATGGGCGAGCCGGCTGCATGGCGAGGTGTTGCCGACCGGATCGGTGCGTACGGTGCTGCACGGCTCCGTGACGGTGCTGCCCGGCTTTGCCGAAGGACAGTGGTGGGTGCAGGACGCCGCCGCCGCGCTGCCGGCGCGGCTGTTCGGCGACATCAAGGGCAAATCCATCGCCGATCTCTGCGCCGCCCCAGGCGGCAAGACCGCGCAACTGGCGCTGGCAGGCGCGCATGTCACGGCGATCGACCGCTCACCGGCCCGGGTGGCGCGTCTGCGCGAGAATCTGGCGCGGTTGTCGCTCCAGGCCGAGACCGTCGTCGCTGACGCCGTGGACTGGGCCGGCCCGGCCGAGGGTTTTGACGGCGTCCTGCTCGACGCGCCCTGCACCTCGACCGGCACGATCCGACGGCATCCCGACGTCGCATGGCTCCGCCAGCAATCGGACATCGCCGCATTGAGCACGCTCCAGCAGCGGCTGCTGAAGAAATCCGTCTCGCTGCTGAAGCCCGGCGGAACACTGGTCTACTGCACCTGTTCGCTGGAACCCGAAGAGGGTGAGCAGGCGATCGCCGCGCTGCTGCAAGCGGAGCCTGGCCTGCGCCGCGTGCCGATCGACGCTTCCGAGGTGTTTGGGCTCGGCGAGATCATCACCGCTGACGGCGACCTGCGCACCCTGCCCAGCCACCTGCCGAACGCAGATCCCAAGCTCGGCGGGCTCGACGGATTCTACGCGGCTCGGCTCGTTAAATCCTGA
- a CDS encoding anti-phage dCTP deaminase — protein sequence MSVNRIPHPELFFGLVAPVGVDLDMIVEVLTTELILQKYNTSAIHVTQIMQDVPSNIVLKEEPYLDRITTRIEYADEICSRIEREDALAAITITAIQSIREGLNRGLANEHSIKLPADPKLLQEALQQPIPKHAYILRQFKRPKEIGLLRQVYGKLFFQISAYSSPAERELFLKKKIKSSNFGGLEDHEAECQAIALMAQDYQESDKTHGQQIRETFPLGDVFVDGVNRKNCEAMIKRFVNLIFGDNSLTPDRHEYGMYLAKSAALRSGDLSRQVGAAIFRDSGEVATLGCNEVPKFGGGSYWSDGLEDRRDFALGEDPNDRIKREILHDILETLFERKKLAEQINSIAAVRDIMEDDAIRKSKVMDLIEFGRIIHAEMSAITDAARLGIQIKAGKLFCTTFPCHICAKHIVASGIDTVVFLEPYPKSYARELHSDSIEIEGAEEASKVKFTPFLGISPLRYRDFFEKGRRKDRETGKVVRWAAGIGVPIVEIYHPVYINLETLVSNELKQDERLWKKPNPDIGPSDGGQIAG from the coding sequence ATGAGTGTAAATAGAATTCCTCACCCAGAGCTATTCTTCGGTTTAGTTGCTCCGGTTGGGGTCGATCTTGACATGATTGTCGAGGTGCTAACTACTGAACTAATACTTCAAAAGTATAATACGTCGGCGATACACGTCACGCAAATTATGCAGGACGTGCCTTCGAATATTGTTCTCAAGGAAGAGCCTTACTTAGATCGAATTACGACTCGGATCGAGTATGCAGATGAGATTTGCAGCCGAATAGAGCGCGAGGACGCGCTCGCCGCTATTACGATTACGGCGATCCAATCAATTCGTGAGGGACTGAACCGAGGCTTAGCGAACGAGCACAGCATCAAACTTCCGGCGGATCCAAAGTTGCTACAGGAAGCCTTACAACAGCCTATTCCAAAGCACGCATACATCCTTCGACAATTTAAGCGACCGAAGGAGATCGGTCTGCTCAGGCAGGTATACGGAAAGCTATTCTTTCAAATCTCCGCTTATAGTTCGCCTGCGGAGCGCGAATTATTTCTCAAGAAGAAAATCAAATCATCCAACTTCGGCGGTCTAGAGGACCATGAGGCCGAATGCCAAGCCATCGCCCTTATGGCGCAGGATTATCAAGAGAGTGACAAAACTCACGGCCAGCAAATAAGAGAGACGTTTCCTTTAGGCGATGTATTTGTTGATGGAGTGAACCGCAAGAATTGCGAAGCGATGATAAAGCGTTTTGTGAATCTTATCTTTGGAGACAATTCCCTTACTCCCGATCGTCATGAGTACGGAATGTACCTGGCTAAATCGGCAGCACTAAGATCCGGCGATTTGTCGCGTCAGGTTGGAGCGGCAATATTCAGAGATAGCGGCGAGGTCGCAACGCTCGGCTGCAATGAAGTCCCGAAATTCGGCGGCGGCAGCTATTGGTCCGACGGGCTGGAGGATCGCCGTGACTTTGCGCTGGGCGAAGATCCGAACGACAGAATCAAACGAGAGATTCTGCACGATATTTTAGAGACTCTATTTGAACGCAAGAAGCTCGCCGAACAAATCAATTCGATAGCTGCTGTTAGGGACATCATGGAAGACGATGCCATTCGTAAGTCCAAGGTGATGGACTTGATCGAATTTGGTAGAATCATTCATGCGGAAATGTCGGCGATAACTGACGCTGCACGACTGGGAATCCAGATCAAAGCAGGAAAGCTCTTCTGCACGACTTTCCCATGTCACATATGTGCGAAACACATCGTTGCATCAGGCATAGACACAGTCGTCTTCCTTGAGCCGTACCCCAAAAGCTATGCACGCGAACTTCACTCTGATTCGATCGAGATCGAAGGCGCGGAGGAGGCATCGAAGGTAAAATTCACACCATTTCTGGGTATATCACCGCTTCGATATCGTGACTTCTTTGAGAAAGGACGAAGAAAAGATCGGGAAACAGGAAAAGTGGTTCGATGGGCGGCAGGAATTGGAGTTCCTATCGTCGAAATCTACCACCCAGTTTACATCAATTTGGAAACCCTCGTCTCAAACGAACTTAAGCAGGATGAGCGACTATGGAAAAAACCTAACCCAGACATTGGGCCGAGTGACGGGGGTCAGATCGCCGGTTAA
- a CDS encoding DUF1674 domain-containing protein: MSDQPSVPDRKQLPPAAQRALAEAEARRQAAAAHAEAAPKELQGPKGPEPTRYGDWERKGIASDF, encoded by the coding sequence ATGAGTGACCAGCCCTCCGTTCCCGATCGCAAGCAGCTCCCGCCGGCCGCCCAGCGCGCGCTGGCCGAAGCCGAGGCGCGCCGGCAGGCCGCGGCGGCGCATGCCGAAGCGGCACCAAAGGAATTGCAGGGACCGAAGGGCCCCGAACCCACGCGCTACGGCGACTGGGAGCGCAAGGGCATCGCCTCGGACTTCTAA
- a CDS encoding DNA topoisomerase IB: MMDQQNLGTIRPASADPAAVALAKALGQWPKPAGSGRPSPKKVFDTAPAATVEAIAKELGLRLGDQNELKIRRIKRGKGYSFVRPNGAHIRDARTIRRLHAMAVPPAYREVRYSADPSSHLQAVGRDAAGRLQYRYHADWEKVREHRKAHRLAKLVGALPKIRRKVFAFLSGDVPTREFALSAVIELIARTAIRPGNESYARLNGTRGATTLLKSNVTLEDDCFVLTFKAKGGKAVRKECDAAKLVRAIGILQGVPGKRMFQYRDAYGIVRAVSTTQVNAFLREIAGIKISLKDFRTLMASAVVVESLSRITPATSQRGRKKQVLDAIRAAADKLSNTPAICRKSYVHDTIVTAFEDGILERFAATMKGQRSQARREQLLQQVVATAAV; this comes from the coding sequence ATGATGGATCAGCAGAATCTCGGGACGATACGGCCCGCTTCGGCCGATCCTGCTGCTGTCGCGCTGGCCAAAGCCCTCGGACAATGGCCGAAACCGGCCGGTTCCGGCCGTCCCAGCCCGAAAAAGGTGTTCGACACGGCGCCCGCGGCGACGGTCGAGGCGATCGCGAAGGAGCTTGGCCTGCGGCTCGGCGACCAGAACGAACTGAAGATCCGGCGCATCAAGCGCGGCAAGGGCTATTCCTTCGTCCGCCCCAATGGCGCGCATATCCGCGACGCCCGCACCATCCGCCGGCTGCATGCCATGGCGGTGCCGCCCGCCTATCGCGAGGTGCGCTACTCGGCCGATCCGAGCTCGCATCTGCAGGCCGTGGGACGCGATGCGGCGGGCCGGCTGCAATATCGCTATCACGCCGATTGGGAGAAAGTCCGCGAGCACCGCAAGGCGCATCGCCTGGCGAAGCTGGTCGGCGCATTGCCAAAGATCCGGCGCAAGGTTTTCGCGTTCCTGTCGGGCGACGTGCCGACCCGCGAGTTCGCGCTCTCGGCCGTGATCGAGCTGATCGCGCGGACCGCGATCCGTCCCGGCAATGAATCCTATGCCCGCCTCAACGGCACGCGCGGTGCGACCACGCTGCTGAAGTCCAATGTCACGCTGGAAGACGATTGCTTCGTGCTGACCTTCAAGGCGAAGGGCGGCAAGGCCGTGCGGAAAGAATGCGACGCGGCCAAGCTGGTGCGCGCGATCGGCATCCTGCAGGGCGTTCCAGGCAAGCGCATGTTCCAGTATCGCGACGCCTACGGCATCGTGCGCGCGGTCAGCACCACACAGGTGAACGCGTTCCTGCGCGAGATCGCCGGCATCAAGATTTCACTGAAGGATTTCCGCACCCTGATGGCCTCCGCCGTCGTCGTCGAATCGCTGTCGCGGATCACGCCGGCGACCAGCCAGCGCGGCCGCAAGAAGCAGGTGCTGGATGCGATCCGCGCCGCCGCCGACAAGCTCTCCAACACGCCGGCGATCTGCCGCAAGAGCTACGTTCACGACACCATCGTCACCGCCTTCGAGGACGGCATTCTGGAGCGCTTTGCAGCGACGATGAAGGGCCAGCGTTCGCAGGCCAGGCGCGAGCAGCTGTTGCAGCAGGTGGTCGCGACCGCGGCGGTGTAA
- the purH gene encoding bifunctional phosphoribosylaminoimidazolecarboxamide formyltransferase/IMP cyclohydrolase, with amino-acid sequence MTDHPRRVTRALLSVSDKTGLIEFAKALAAHDVELVSTGGTAKAIAAAGLKVKDVSDLTGFPEMMDGRVKTLHPKVHGGLLAIRDNKEHAEAMKTHGIAPIDLLVVNLYPFEATVDKGAGFEDCIENIDIGGPAMIRAAAKNHDDVAVVVEAQDYQAVLDELAANNGATTLKLRRRLAAKAYARTAAYDAAISNWFNRQLEIDAPDFRAFGGRLIQSLRYGENPHQSAAFYATPDKRPGVSTARQLQGKELSYNNINDTDAAYECIGEFDAKRTAACVIVKHANPCGVAEGSDLVSAYRKALACDSTSAFGGIIAMNRALDADTAREITKIFTEVIIAPDASEEAIAIIGGKKNLRLLLAGTLPDPRAPGLTAKTVAGGLLVQSRDNAVVDDMTFKVVTKRAPTDAEMRDLKFAFRVAKHVKSNTIIYAKDLATVGIGAGQMSRVDSARIAARKAQDAAAELKLAEPLTKGSVVASDAFFPFADGMLACIEAGATAVVQPGGSMRDDEVIKAADEHGIAMVFTGTRHFRH; translated from the coding sequence ATGACTGACCATCCCCGCCGCGTCACCCGTGCCCTGCTTTCCGTTTCCGACAAGACTGGCCTGATCGAATTCGCCAAGGCGCTTGCCGCGCATGATGTCGAGCTGGTCTCGACCGGCGGCACCGCCAAGGCGATCGCTGCCGCAGGCTTGAAGGTGAAGGACGTCTCCGACCTCACCGGCTTCCCCGAGATGATGGACGGCCGCGTCAAGACGCTGCATCCCAAGGTGCATGGCGGCCTGCTCGCGATCCGCGACAACAAGGAGCATGCGGAGGCGATGAAGACGCACGGCATCGCGCCGATCGACCTCCTCGTCGTCAATCTCTATCCGTTCGAGGCCACGGTCGATAAAGGCGCCGGCTTCGAGGATTGCATCGAGAACATCGATATCGGCGGCCCCGCGATGATCCGCGCCGCCGCGAAGAATCATGACGACGTTGCCGTCGTGGTCGAGGCGCAGGACTATCAGGCCGTGCTCGACGAGCTCGCCGCCAACAACGGCGCAACCACGCTGAAGCTGCGCCGCCGCCTTGCCGCAAAGGCCTATGCGCGCACCGCGGCCTATGATGCCGCGATCTCGAACTGGTTCAATCGCCAGCTCGAGATCGACGCGCCCGACTTCCGCGCGTTCGGTGGCAGGCTGATCCAGTCGCTGCGCTATGGCGAGAACCCGCACCAGAGCGCGGCGTTCTACGCGACACCGGACAAGCGGCCGGGCGTCTCCACCGCGCGGCAGCTGCAGGGCAAGGAGCTCTCTTACAACAACATCAACGACACCGATGCGGCTTATGAATGCATCGGCGAGTTCGACGCCAAGCGCACCGCGGCCTGCGTGATCGTCAAGCACGCCAATCCCTGCGGCGTTGCCGAGGGCTCGGACCTCGTCAGCGCGTATCGCAAGGCGCTGGCCTGCGATTCCACCTCGGCCTTCGGCGGCATCATTGCGATGAACCGTGCACTGGATGCCGACACCGCGCGCGAGATCACGAAGATCTTCACCGAAGTGATCATCGCGCCGGATGCCAGCGAGGAGGCGATCGCCATCATCGGCGGCAAGAAGAATCTGCGCCTGCTGCTCGCCGGCACCCTGCCCGATCCCCGCGCGCCCGGCCTCACCGCGAAGACGGTGGCCGGCGGCCTGCTGGTGCAGAGCCGTGACAACGCCGTAGTCGACGACATGACGTTCAAGGTCGTGACCAAGCGTGCGCCCACGGATGCCGAGATGCGCGACCTCAAATTCGCCTTCCGCGTGGCCAAGCACGTCAAGTCCAACACCATCATCTATGCCAAGGATCTCGCCACCGTCGGCATCGGCGCGGGCCAGATGAGCCGGGTGGATTCAGCCCGGATCGCGGCGCGCAAGGCGCAGGACGCGGCGGCCGAGCTGAAGCTTGCCGAGCCGCTCACCAAGGGCTCGGTCGTGGCATCGGACGCGTTCTTCCCGTTCGCCGACGGCATGCTCGCCTGCATTGAAGCCGGCGCCACCGCCGTGGTGCAGCCCGGCGGATCGATGCGCGACGACGAAGTGATCAAGGCCGCCGATGAGCACGGCATCGCCATGGTGTTCACGGGCACGCGGCACTTCAGGCACTAG
- a CDS encoding heparinase II/III family protein, with protein MNRFARNMLARASGGSVALSRVWPGRTDRLIIAPHDLRTADATRAAEIYAGRFVFAGKIVNCHGRSIFDLEPPSEDWEVALLGFGWLRHLRAADTALTRANARALVEDWIANPSNKRRAVARRADVLARRVISLLSQAPLVLNDTDNKFYRRYLRALAREIRFLRYTMVDIPDGVPKLQVLIALCYAALCLANQAGQIRSASKKLSDELQRQILPDGGHISRNPGALIELLIDLLPLRQTFAARNIAPPPALLNAIDRMMPMLRFFRHGDGNFALFNGMSATPSDLLATLLAYDDTHGAPMANMPHTGYQRLDAGQTTVIIDTGPPPPAGVSHDAHAGCLSFELSSGISRIVTNCGMPTTGRDNWRPFARGTAAHSTLTYHETSSCQFVEMSAMKRLLHGSPVTSGPVEVESYREIVQNGTLLTTSHDGYLAKFGAIHRRVLMIANDGARIDGEDTLSPPQGGRFKGADADFALRFHLHPAVKASRLSDARGVMLVLPNRDVWTFEALDDKVDLEDSVFLAGNDGPRRTAQIVIRQDARQAPSIRWSFVRSTASPTVTNARRNARREPELPL; from the coding sequence ATGAACCGCTTCGCGCGGAACATGCTCGCGCGCGCGAGTGGCGGTTCCGTTGCGCTGTCGCGGGTCTGGCCCGGCCGCACCGATCGGCTGATCATCGCGCCGCACGATTTGCGCACCGCGGATGCAACCCGCGCCGCCGAGATCTATGCCGGCCGCTTCGTCTTCGCCGGCAAGATCGTCAATTGCCACGGCCGCTCGATCTTCGATCTCGAGCCGCCGTCGGAGGACTGGGAAGTCGCGCTGCTCGGCTTCGGCTGGCTGCGCCATTTGCGCGCCGCCGATACCGCGCTGACGCGCGCCAATGCGCGCGCGCTGGTCGAGGACTGGATCGCCAATCCCAGCAACAAGCGCCGCGCCGTCGCGCGGCGCGCCGACGTGCTGGCACGGCGCGTGATCTCGCTGCTGTCGCAGGCACCCTTGGTGCTCAACGACACCGACAACAAATTCTACCGCCGTTACCTGCGCGCGCTCGCGCGCGAGATCCGTTTCCTGCGCTACACCATGGTCGACATTCCCGATGGTGTGCCGAAGCTGCAGGTGCTGATCGCGCTGTGCTACGCCGCGCTGTGCCTCGCCAACCAGGCGGGCCAGATCCGCAGCGCGTCTAAGAAGCTTTCGGACGAGTTGCAGCGGCAGATCCTGCCCGACGGCGGACACATCTCTCGCAATCCCGGTGCGCTGATCGAGCTCCTGATCGACCTGTTGCCGCTGCGACAGACCTTCGCCGCACGCAACATCGCGCCGCCGCCGGCGCTGCTCAATGCGATCGACCGCATGATGCCGATGCTGCGCTTCTTCCGGCACGGCGACGGCAATTTCGCGCTGTTCAACGGCATGAGCGCGACGCCCTCGGACCTGCTCGCCACGCTGCTCGCCTATGACGACACCCACGGCGCGCCGATGGCGAACATGCCGCATACCGGCTACCAGCGCCTCGATGCCGGCCAGACCACCGTGATCATCGACACCGGGCCGCCGCCGCCGGCCGGCGTCAGCCACGACGCCCATGCCGGCTGCCTGTCGTTCGAACTGTCCTCCGGCATCAGCCGCATCGTCACCAATTGCGGCATGCCGACGACGGGCCGCGACAATTGGCGGCCGTTCGCACGCGGTACCGCGGCGCATTCCACGCTGACCTATCACGAGACGTCCTCGTGCCAGTTCGTCGAGATGTCGGCGATGAAGCGCCTGTTGCACGGCTCGCCGGTCACCAGCGGTCCGGTCGAGGTCGAGAGCTATCGTGAGATCGTGCAGAACGGCACGCTGCTCACGACGTCGCATGACGGTTATCTCGCCAAGTTCGGCGCGATCCATCGCCGCGTGCTGATGATCGCCAATGACGGCGCGCGCATCGACGGCGAGGATACGCTGTCACCGCCGCAGGGCGGACGTTTCAAGGGCGCGGATGCCGATTTCGCGCTGCGCTTCCATCTGCATCCGGCGGTGAAGGCGAGCCGGCTGTCGGATGCCCGCGGCGTCATGCTGGTGCTGCCGAACCGCGACGTCTGGACCTTTGAAGCATTGGACGACAAGGTCGACCTCGAGGACAGCGTGTTCCTGGCCGGCAATGACGGCCCCCGCCGCACCGCGCAAATCGTGATCCGGCAGGATGCGCGGCAGGCGCCCTCGATCCGCTGGAGCTTCGTCCGCTCCACCGCCTCGCCGACCGTCACCAATGCCCGCCGCAACGCCCGCCGTGAGCCGGAACTTCCGCTGTAG
- the acs gene encoding acetate--CoA ligase: MSEKIYDVPAEWAKRAWVDQAKYTDMYARSISDPNAFWAEQAKRIDWMHTPTKIENVSFAPGNISIKWFEDGILNVAHNCIDRHLHKRANQTAIIWEGDDPSQSKHITYQELHDEVCRMANILRTRNVKKGDRVTIYLPMIPEAAYAMLACARIGAIHSVVFAGFSPDSLAQRINDCQSKVVITADEGLRGGKKVPLKANVDAALAKADGVDWVVVVKRTGGKVDMNPTRDLWYHDAAAMVTTECPAEHMHAEDPLFILYTSGSTGQPKGVLHTSGGYLVFAAMTHQYVFDYHDGDIYWCTADVGWVTGHSYILYGPLANGATTLMFEGVPNYPDNSRFWNVIDKHKVNIFYTAPTAIRALMQSGDAPVKKTSRASLRLLGSVGEPINPEAWEWYHRVVGDDRCPIVDTWWQTETGGILITPLPGATRLKPGSATQPFFGVAPEIVDADGKTLEGATTGNLCLTRSWPGQMRTVYGDHARFEQTYFSTYPGKYFTGDGCRRDADGYYWITGRVDDVINVSGHRMGTAEVESALVAHEKVSEAAVVGFPHDIKGQGIYAYVTLMSGIEPTEDLRKELVTWVRKEIGPIASPDQIQFAPGLPKTRSGKIMRRILRKIAEDEPGSLGDTSTLADPGVVDDLVKNRQNKKSS, from the coding sequence ATGTCCGAGAAGATCTACGACGTCCCCGCGGAATGGGCCAAGCGCGCCTGGGTCGACCAGGCCAAGTACACTGACATGTACGCGCGCTCGATCTCGGACCCGAACGCGTTCTGGGCCGAGCAGGCCAAGCGCATCGACTGGATGCACACACCGACCAAGATCGAGAATGTCTCCTTCGCGCCCGGCAACATCTCGATCAAATGGTTCGAGGACGGCATCCTCAACGTCGCCCATAACTGCATCGATCGTCACCTGCACAAGCGCGCCAACCAGACCGCAATCATCTGGGAAGGCGACGATCCCTCGCAGTCGAAGCACATCACCTATCAGGAGCTTCACGACGAGGTCTGCCGGATGGCCAACATCCTGCGCACCCGCAACGTCAAGAAGGGCGACCGCGTCACCATCTACCTGCCGATGATTCCGGAAGCGGCCTACGCGATGCTGGCCTGCGCGCGGATCGGCGCGATCCATTCCGTGGTGTTCGCGGGCTTCTCGCCCGACAGCCTCGCCCAGCGCATCAACGACTGCCAATCCAAGGTCGTCATCACGGCGGACGAAGGCCTGCGCGGCGGCAAGAAGGTGCCGCTGAAGGCCAATGTCGACGCGGCGCTCGCCAAGGCCGACGGCGTCGACTGGGTCGTCGTGGTCAAGCGCACCGGCGGCAAGGTCGACATGAACCCGACCCGCGACCTCTGGTATCACGACGCCGCCGCGATGGTGACGACGGAATGCCCGGCCGAGCATATGCACGCCGAGGATCCGCTGTTCATCCTCTACACCTCGGGATCGACCGGCCAGCCCAAGGGCGTGCTGCACACCTCCGGCGGCTATCTCGTGTTCGCCGCGATGACGCACCAATACGTCTTCGACTATCACGACGGCGACATCTACTGGTGCACCGCCGACGTCGGCTGGGTCACCGGCCACAGCTACATTCTCTACGGACCGCTCGCCAACGGCGCGACCACGCTGATGTTCGAAGGCGTGCCGAATTACCCGGACAATTCGCGGTTCTGGAACGTCATCGACAAGCACAAGGTCAACATCTTCTACACCGCACCGACCGCGATCCGCGCGCTGATGCAGAGCGGCGACGCCCCCGTGAAGAAGACCTCGCGCGCGAGCTTGCGCCTGCTCGGCTCGGTCGGCGAGCCCATCAATCCGGAAGCGTGGGAGTGGTATCACCGCGTCGTCGGCGACGACCGCTGCCCGATCGTCGACACCTGGTGGCAGACCGAGACCGGCGGCATTCTGATTACGCCGCTGCCGGGCGCAACCAGGCTGAAGCCGGGGTCGGCGACACAGCCGTTCTTCGGCGTGGCGCCTGAGATCGTCGATGCCGACGGCAAGACGCTCGAAGGCGCGACCACCGGCAATCTCTGTCTGACGCGGTCCTGGCCGGGCCAGATGCGCACCGTCTATGGCGATCACGCTCGCTTCGAGCAGACCTATTTTTCGACTTACCCGGGCAAATACTTCACCGGCGACGGCTGCCGGCGCGACGCCGACGGCTATTACTGGATCACCGGCCGCGTCGACGACGTCATCAACGTCTCCGGCCACCGCATGGGCACCGCCGAAGTCGAGAGCGCGCTGGTCGCGCATGAGAAGGTGTCGGAAGCCGCCGTGGTCGGCTTCCCGCACGACATCAAGGGCCAGGGCATCTACGCCTATGTCACCCTGATGTCCGGCATCGAGCCAACCGAAGATCTGCGCAAGGAGCTCGTCACCTGGGTGCGCAAGGAGATCGGCCCGATCGCCTCGCCCGACCAGATCCAGTTCGCACCTGGCCTGCCCAAAACCCGCTCCGGCAAGATCATGCGCCGCATCCTGCGCAAGATCGCCGAGGACGAGCCGGGCAGCCTCGGTGACACCTCGACTTTGGCCGATCCCGGCGTCGTCGATGATCTCGTCAAGAACCGGCAGAACAAGAAGTCGTCGTAA